The bacterium BMS3Abin08 genome includes a region encoding these proteins:
- a CDS encoding putative S-adenosylmethionine-dependent methyltransferase/MSMEI_2290 yields MDKEFEKAYHALEETHWWFQARRDMIRRLVSKYGKDTRILEIGCSGGRLIEMLNGMGYHNTAGIDISNAAVKLCEERNIGNVMQMDGKELNFEDNGYDLIIASDVLEHIGDDYNAVREWKRVLKKGGDIICFVPAFKFLWSDHDVVNRHLRRYSSHELSRVFKSNGFEIIRESYWNFLLFFPLSIIRFIKDSNAGSPDPDGQLYRHRSLTNRLLYSLLRAENVFLELLNFPVGVSIFLIARK; encoded by the coding sequence ATGGATAAAGAATTTGAAAAGGCCTATCATGCCCTGGAGGAAACCCACTGGTGGTTTCAGGCAAGGAGGGATATGATAAGGAGGCTGGTGAGTAAATACGGAAAGGACACCAGGATACTTGAGATAGGCTGTTCCGGCGGCCGTCTGATCGAGATGCTCAACGGCATGGGGTATCATAACACTGCCGGAATAGATATAAGTAACGCTGCGGTGAAGCTGTGTGAGGAGAGGAATATCGGCAATGTTATGCAGATGGACGGGAAAGAACTGAACTTTGAAGACAATGGCTACGATTTAATAATTGCCTCCGATGTGCTGGAACACATAGGAGACGACTACAATGCCGTTAGGGAGTGGAAGCGGGTATTGAAAAAGGGTGGTGACATAATCTGTTTTGTGCCGGCATTCAAGTTTCTGTGGAGCGATCATGATGTGGTCAACAGACATCTGAGGCGATACAGCAGCCATGAGCTGTCCCGGGTTTTTAAAAGTAACGGTTTTGAAATTATCAGGGAGTCATACTGGAACTTCCTCCTCTTTTTCCCCCTTTCAATAATCAGGTTTATTAAAGACAGCAATGCCGGCTCTCCGGATCCCGACGGACAGTTGTACCGGCACCGCAGCCTGACGAACCGTCTCCTTTATTCCCTGTTGAGGGCGGAGAACGTGTTTCTTGAGCTGTTGAATTTTCCGGTAGGAGTCAGTATCTTTCTGATCGCCAGGAAATGA
- the ykoT gene encoding putative glycosyltransferase YkoT, with translation MKLSIIVPCFDEEEVIRETNTSLNKLTGKLLHEKLIDDFEIIYVDDGSGDNTLGLLKEFALEDKRIKVISFSGNFGHQYALTAGLHHASGDAAVSLDADLQDPPEVIEDMLRKFNEGFEVVYGVRGKRDKDALFKRVTARLFYRLMKIMGVNLVYDHADYRLVSRNVLDVFKEYTEVNRFLRGIFPAMGFKQAVVEYERDERFAGKTKYPLGKMLAFAIEGVTSFSYVPLRFAAMLGFIIFVLSLLFTFWAFLAWMSGRVVPGWASTVLPLYLFGGIQLMFLGIIGEYIGKIYIEVKKRPLYVIKDKYNF, from the coding sequence ATGAAGCTAAGTATCATTGTTCCGTGTTTCGATGAGGAAGAAGTAATCAGGGAAACAAACACAAGCCTGAACAAGCTGACCGGGAAGCTGTTACACGAAAAACTGATAGATGATTTTGAAATAATATACGTGGATGACGGTTCAGGTGACAACACTTTAGGGCTTTTGAAGGAGTTTGCCCTGGAGGACAAGAGGATAAAGGTCATCTCTTTCAGCGGTAACTTCGGACACCAGTATGCATTAACCGCCGGTCTTCACCATGCCTCAGGTGATGCGGCTGTGTCGCTGGATGCTGACCTGCAGGACCCCCCCGAGGTCATCGAAGACATGCTCCGTAAGTTTAACGAGGGTTTTGAAGTGGTTTACGGGGTCAGGGGAAAAAGAGACAAGGATGCCCTGTTCAAGAGGGTGACGGCACGACTTTTTTACAGGCTGATGAAGATCATGGGTGTTAATCTTGTTTATGACCATGCAGACTACAGGCTGGTATCGAGGAACGTGCTGGATGTCTTTAAGGAATATACCGAAGTAAACAGGTTTCTCAGGGGTATCTTTCCCGCGATGGGATTTAAGCAGGCTGTTGTTGAATATGAGAGGGATGAAAGGTTTGCCGGTAAAACAAAGTATCCCCTTGGAAAGATGTTGGCTTTTGCCATAGAGGGGGTAACGTCGTTCAGCTATGTACCCTTGCGTTTTGCAGCCATGCTGGGCTTTATTATATTCGTGCTCTCGCTGTTGTTTACATTCTGGGCATTCCTGGCCTGGATGTCGGGCAGGGTCGTACCCGGTTGGGCATCAACTGTTCTGCCGCTGTATCTCTTTGGCGGTATCCAGTTAATGTTTCTCGGTATCATAGGTGAATACATAGGGAAGATATATATCGAGGTTAAGAAGAGACCGTTATACGTAATCAAAGACAAGTATAACTTCTAA